A genomic window from Ursus arctos isolate Adak ecotype North America unplaced genomic scaffold, UrsArc2.0 scaffold_25, whole genome shotgun sequence includes:
- the EIF5 gene encoding eukaryotic translation initiation factor 5: protein MSVNVNRSVSDQFYRYKMPRLIAKVEGKGNGIKTVIVNMVDVAKALNRPPTYPTKYFGCELGAQTQFDVKNDRYIVNGSHEANKLQDMLDGFIKKFVLCPECENPETELHVNPKKQTIGNSCKACGYRGMLDTHHKLCTFILKNPPENSDSGTGKKEKEKKNRKGKDKENGSVSSSETPPPPPPNEISPPPHAAEEEEDDDWGEDTTEEAQRRRMDEISDHAKVLTLSDDLERTVEERVNILFDFVKKKKEEGIIDSSDKEIVAEAERLDVKAMGPLVLTEVLFNEKIREQIKKYRRHFLRFCHNNKKAQRYLLHGLECVVAMHQAQLISKIPHILKEMYDADLLEEEVIISWSEKASKKYVSKDLAKEIRVKAEPFIKWLKEAEEESSGGEEDDEDENIEVVYSKTASVPKVEAVKSDNKDDDIDIDAI from the exons GACCAGTTCTATCGCTACAAGATGCCCCGTCTGATTGCCAAG gttgAGGGCAAAGGAAATGGTATCAAGACAGTTATAGTCAACATGGTTGACGTTGCAAAGGCGCTTAATCGGCCTCCAACGT ATCCCACCAAATATTTTGGTTGTGAGCTGGGAGCACAGACCCAGTTTGATGTTAAGAATGACCGTTACATTGTCAATGGATCTCATGAGGCGAATAAGCTGCAAGACATGTTGGAtggattcattaaaaaatttgttCTCTGTCCTGAGTGTGAGAATCCTGAAACAGAGCTG CATGTCAATCCAAAGAAGCAAACAATAGGTAATTCTTGTAAAGCCTGTGGCTATCGAGGCATGCTTGACACACATCATAAACTCTGCACGTTCATTCTCAAAAACCCACCTG AGAATAGTGATAGTGgtacagggaagaaagaaaaggaaaagaaaaaccggAAGGGCAAAGACAAGGAAAATGGTTCTGTGTCCAGCAGTGagacaccaccacccccacccccaaatgagATCAGTCCTCCTCCACATGCTGCG gaagaagaggaggatgaTGATTGGGGGGAGGATACAACTGAGGAAGCTCAAAGACGAAGAATGGATGAAATCAGTGATCATGCGAAAGTTCTGACACTCAGTGATGATTTGGAAAGGACTGTTGAAGAGCGGGTCAATATTCTGTTTGATTTTGTTAAG aaaaagaaagaagaaggtaTTATTGACTCATCAGACAAAGAAATTGTTGCTGAAGCAGAAAGATTGGATGTAAAAGCCATGGGCCCTCTTGTTCTGACTGAAGTTCTTTTTAATGAGAAGATTAGAgaacaaattaagaaatacagGCGCCATTTCCTACGA ttttgtcacaacaacaaaaaagctcaACGGTACCTTCTTCATGGTTTGGAGTGTGTGGTAGCAATGCATCAAGCTCAGCTCATTTCCAAGATTCCCCATATCTTGAAGGAGATGTATGATGCAGATCTGTTGGAAGAAGAAGTCATCATCAGCTGGTCAGAAAAG gCCTCTAAGAAATATGTCTCAAAAGATCTTGCCAAAGAGATTCGTGTCAAAGCAGAACCGTTTATAAAATGGTTaaaggaagcagaggaggaaTCTTCTGGTGGTGAAGAAGATGATGAAGATGAGAACATTGAG GTGGTGTATTCGAAGACTGCCAGTGTACCTAAAGTCGAAGCTGTGAAGTCTGACAACAAGGATGATGACATTGATATTGATGCCATTTAA